TGCGCACCCGCCCAAAGTTACTTGACCCTGGCAATTGTCAAGCGTCAAGATGGCGTGAAACTCATCAATCTCCAACACGCCACCCGGCGGGCAGTCCCAGACCATTGGAGGTCCAGATCCTAGAGGAGGTCGATCAATGATTGGATTTTGATCATCAGATGGTAGGTCGCTGTTGTCTGGAATGTCAACTCCAGATGGGTCGTCAGGCAGCGGGCCATCTGTCACTGACGGCCAGGGCGGAAGAGTAATCCATCGCGAAGTTGGCGGTGCACCACCCCCTGGAGGCGTGACGACGACGGGAATAGGGGGGATATCAATACTTGGGTTGGCGTAGAAAGGGGGAAtgccaccggcaccaccgccatttGTTGGATTGGCGACGGTGATATTGACATTGGACATGGGCATCTGATTTGTCGTAATGTTGGGCGCATAGACGGTGATGGTCGTTGTTTCGACGACAAATGATGCACCCTGGCTGCGGCCCACCTCAATGGATGTTGTATAGGGTGGAATCGAGATTACCGTTGGTGCCGGGAGTGAGCTGGGTGGCAAGATAAGACGGCAAGGCGGCGTACAGTAGGCAGTCCTTTCGCGGTACACCTCGGTCCCCAGATAAACGACTTcgacatcgtcctcgtctaAACTGGCATCGGGATACCACTCTTGCAGATCGACTGCCCAATCAGTGGTGCCTAGGAAATTGTACGAGTGGTAAAACTCGGTTCTCTTGTCCTTCATCTCGTCGTCCATCCAGGCCACCCATTCTGTGTTGTCATACACCATGATGTTGGAACCTTCTTTGTTGTAGCGCTTGTTGGCCCTGCCTTGAGCAATGATCTGGTTGATCTCGGCGTTTGAGATGTATCCAGCAGTGTCCGTACACCGACCTTTGGCAGCATGGGAGTTGCGGTTGTCGCCCGTGAACAGGCAGGACTCGCCGTCGCACCCAGCCTGGGCCATCTTGAAGGACCGTCCGTAACTGGAGACACCAACCAGGACCTTGTTGGAAGGGGCACCCGCCTTGGTAATCATGGAGAGCGCGTCCCTGGTCTCAGTCTCATTGACATGTGACCGCAAGCAATTGCCCGTCGGGCAGCCAGGCGAAGTCCACTTATTACCAGCATCCCACTGGCCGTGAAGATCATAGGTCATAAAGACAATATAGTCGAGAGCTTGGGCCATTTGCTTGACAGGAAAGGCGCGGAGGTACCAGAACGACGCTGGTGCGGCGAACGAGACTGTCTTGGAATCGCCGACCTCGGCCTTGATGCTGGCCAAGAGTCTGTAGTAGTTGAGACCATTTACCGGATCATCAGCTGGAATGTCCGGGATGTCAGGGGCACCTGGATATTCCCAGTCAAGGTCGATGCCGTCAAGGTTGTGCTCgttgatgaaggagatgatgttgCGCTTGAACAGGTCGCggttggctggttgggcGGCCTCTCGGAGAATCATGAAGGTCCCTGGCAGAGCACTGAAGTCCCAGCCACCTAGAGATACAACCTTCTTGACGCCCTGAAGCTTCTTGAAACGTTCAAACTGCTTCTTAACTAACGGGTCCGTGATCTCGATCCGGAAATCGCCTCGCGTGACATTGGGAAAGGCAAAGTGAACGTGGGTGTAAGTGCTTGTGTCGATTTGGGTAGCATCCATGTGCAAGCACTTGCGGCCGAAGTTCCAGCCCTCAAAATAGCCAAGCTTGATATGCTTTGCCGGCGCGGGGCCCTTGATGATGTCTCTGCCGCAGTTGCTGATGCATCCGTGCTGGCCAGGAGCTGCAGTACCGGGAGCACCAGTCTCGGACTTGGAAACGACACAGAAATCATCGGTCATACCGCATTGCCCCCAAATGTTGCAGCACACGTTGAGAGGGCACGGGTTCATCGTGCTGATGTTGGTCCCTAAGGGGGGCCGGACGGTGCCGTTCATGGTTGGTCCACAGATTGCGTTCTACCAAGCCGAAGCAGGTCAGTAtaggaagtggaagaagcAGTTTGACTTTGGTTGACTCACAGGGACAATAGCAGGCATCGGCGCAGCTCCGTCGCTGACGCACATGTTGAAATCGGGATAAAGCAACTTGCAGCCATTCCAACCCCATGTGTTCTTGTTAAAGTTCTCCAGTTGGGTCACACTGAGCATGTTGCTTGCAGCAATCTTGGCGCAGTTGTCGTCCTTCTTGGTCCGATAGACGGCACAATAGCCATCGGCACCCTTCTTGGGCCTAAGGTCGGGAAGGTTGCCCTGGCTGCAGCACACATGCTGACCTTCGGACAGTTTGGAGCAAAGCCCGGACTGAGGATTCGCCTTGGTGAAGTCATCGCCAGTAATTCCCTGTACATCGTATTGTCAGTCTCTCTTTTGTCCACGACGTGCGTAGGTCAAGCGGAAAGTAAGTTTAACTTACGCATTTGTTGGCCAATGAGCCACAGTCGTCGCCCAACACAACCTGGCGCGTCTTACACGTGCCGTCAGAGTTTCCGGGAGGGAGGGTActggggagggtgccggTGCTGCAGCAGATGCGCTCGCCCAGAACAAGTGAGTTGCAGAGGTTGGCGCGGTTGAAGTTCTGCAGTTGAGTCTGCGAGATGCCACATCTCTGGGCCACAGCCCAGCAACCCTCGCCGGCCTGGACGGTAGTGACCCTGCAATCAGCTCGGGGGCTGAGCCGGGCGAACCTGGCAGAAATATCTCCAGGCGCGGAATGGCGAGAGCTGGCGGtgctgttggagatggtgtcgTTCCTGGACAACTCCTCCAAGGGAACAGGAACGCGCAGAGTGACCGGCATCCAGTCCTGGCCCGCACCCACCTGTGAGACACATTTGCCATCAGCCCATGTCTTGACCACCTCCTGGACGAAATCGAGATTCTTGGCGCTGCTGGCGACGATGCCAATGCTGTAATCGGCACCACGATCTTTGGCACCACACAACTGCACCACGGTGGTTCCTGAGACCGACTCGTTCTGAACATGCTCGAGGAATTGCTGAAGGACATCTGATGTGACACCGTGCTGGTGCACTTCAGCGCCGGCAAAAACACCGATGACCGACGTCTGCGAGTAGCCAAAGGCCATGGCGTTGTTGGAGCATGACGGCTTCTGAGAGGCAAGATAGCTCTTGACCTGACGACCAGCTGATAGCAGATGGGTCGGCGAGAACTCGCCGTCTTTGCCGGGCCGGTgaatggagatggaggcatCCTCGAGCActttgttggcggtggtACAGAGCGATGCCTTGGTCGAGTCTGGCACGAAAGCAACCCTCATGGACGGAGAAGTGTCGTAGTCTGCTGTGCAGGCCCTGATGACGGTGGGCAtgtccttgacctcggccaTCTGGACAACCACATTGAGCAGCATGGTCTCCCTGCATGAGGCCAACTGATCCGCCTCCGGGAACAGGAACCAGGGGCCCTCCCCGGCTTTGCTGCAAGAAATGGGGCATGGCTTGAGGGCCTCAAGAGGCTGCGCCTGTACCGTAGAGAGCCATTTGTCGAGATCCTCGTCTGCTTCGGTGATGTCGACGAAAGAACTTGAGGATATAAAGGACTGGTCTGTGGCCACGAACCCGCCCGTTGCTCTCGCTGCCCCCGCTGCCCCCGCTGCCCCCAAGGCTACGAGGGCGTAGAGATATGCCTTCATGATAAACGACGAGATAACTGCGTGCAGCAGGTTCTCTCAGAGAGGGGATGTGATGGGAAAGAATGTGCCTTGCACCATCCAGGGTTGGATGACGATGCAAGACAGAATGACCTCGGGAGTAAGAGGTGAGTAAACAAAGAATGAGATACCAAATAGACAACAGACAGACTAGCTTGTAGATCATGGGTGAAGCAATataaaagggaaaaggagcATGATCTTTTTCAGCCTTGAGGGTACGTACCCAACTGAAAGCTGGCCACCGTCAGTTTACACTAGCACAGGCGATATAGACACCCCGGAATTTGTGTTCTTGAACATGATTGGTATATCGCAGCAACGGTTCCTAGTTAGACATGTACCTGTGTATCCATATGCGAGAATTTGAACGAGGAATTGGCCTCCGCACAAACATACCTTAGCTGGAATACTACAGTTCTTTTGCGCACATTTCCACCTTGCTCGTCGCATGATCAAAATGCAAGGGGTGACCCTGAGTGCCGTTGTGAaaaaccatcatcatggttGATCTATCGACATGAGCTAAGTAGGCACGCTAGTGTCAAAGTGTGGTTAGGTAGGCTGCAAGGTACCAGACAAGGTGATAGAATGCAACCGGTACATCGCGCCCTCAAATTTACAGTTGGCTCTTCAAGTTGGGGATTTGTTAAGTAGCTAGGCTGTGACTGTTGGATGTTAGTGGTGGCATAATGCAACGTCGGACGGGCTAGAAACACAAAGCTGGGGATAATGCCTTACCTAGCGTGGGTTTCTCAGGTACTAAAGGGAACCGAAAGAGCACAAGTCCATGAGGTGGATCTAAGTTGAAATCCATATTTTATCGGATGGTAGGTATGCCAATCTCTTTGAGTGGCTTTCTCTGTAACCCCATCGGCGTGGAGCTCGGTCCACACCACATGAAGGTGTCGCATCCGCGGCAGATGCACCTTCGTTCACGGGTTTGGGTCGTTTGGATCAAGTGCAGCTCAAATCTTTGAAAATCAACTGTCAAGTCCCAGGTCTGGTGGCAGTCTGGATCTTGATCCATTGGCGACGCAAACGTTGCGGATGGTGGACTAGTAACACACATCTAATCGGATTAGATGATCAACAAGAAAAAGTCATGAAGGACTTGCATATAGTCTGGACCCTGCATATTCACATCTGATGTCTTGATTCTGAAGACACCATCCTGATTGGTCTCTAGGTGGAGTGGACGAGGCTCAGTTTTCAACTATCActttttcttcatcttgTTGGTCGaagcctgctgctgtgccCCTGCCAAGCCATCCCATTCAATATTTCCATACGACTTACGGATAGACAAGGTATATGGTAAACGAGAAGATATGCGCTGCGCCACCTCAACACGTCGGTTTGTCGGCAGACTCGGTAGCCGTGCCGAAACAACCCAATTCTTTTTTGGCCTACACTACGACGCTAGCCTCGTCAGGCGTTGTGTCAGCATGCCACTGGGAATTTTACCACATAATGAAAATATCTTCTTAGCTGGCAGCATTTTCCCGGCGATCACACTGTTGACGGGAAGCTGAGGAAGTTCAGTACCCACAGTGTCCTCGTCCCGTCCACTGGGCATTGTCAACAGGGATCTAATCCGCCTTGAGACCAACCAACCGGGAAGGAAACGGTTCACAGAACAGTAGATAGGTCTGTCAAAGATTTCGTTCGGATCCGGCCGCTATGGTCGCATTGTCTCAAGTGATACACTGTTCTGTGCCTAATGTAACTTCAATCCCATGTCGCGGCTATACAGTTACTATGTTGGTTCGTTATGTATGGCTATGCATGGCTCTTGTTCCAATCGTCCTATTAAGATTGGGTATGGAGTCATGTATATCCACTTGTAGCTGCATTGAGGGCCTAGCCTCGGCGGACTATGAATGGCTTCAAGGCTCAGTCCTTGGAACAATGAGACTCTGCGTTGACATCCGGCCAGAAGAGAGCTTGTCCAGTCCTGCTGGTTTATATAATGAGCTGAAATCCTTCGGTATCTCGGACCTGAAGACTTGTCCACCAGGCTCTCTCTTCAATCCGAGTCCACCAGCCAACCGGGTCATCATCTCTACTCAGTCACCATGCTGTCTTCTGCATACGCTCTGGTTCTGGCCGCCGGCCTTGTCACGGCTGGGACTACTGGCAGACATGCACCTTTGTTGGAAGCACGCGATGGCCCATTGCCATCGCTGCCCTACGACCCCAAGACGTCGAGTTACTGCACCTGGTGGGCTGATGTCAGGTCGGCTACCACCTGCGACGCTATTGTCAGCGAGAACTTTATTTCCCTGGCTCAGTTTAAACAATGGGTAAGTCTTCTGAAGCAGCACTTTGGGCTGAGTTAGTCCCTTACTTGTTCGGAGACCTTTGCTGACTTGTTTGCTAGAATCCTTCCCTCTCTGCTACTTGCTCGGTAGAGGTCGGGAAGTCGTACTGTGTTGAGGCTTACGGCGAACCTGCGCCGGGTATCACTTCGACCAAAgcggcaaccaccaccactccgTCCTTATCTACCGTTGTTCCTCCAGTGACCACTACGACACCCGGAAacggcatcaccacacccactCCCACCCAGGCCAGCATCGTCAACAACTGTGACGCCTTCCACTTTGTCACGGCCGGTCAAACATGCGAGACGATTGCCTCTCTATACCGTATCTCCCAGGATCAGTTCAAGGCATGGAATCCCAATGTTGGCGCGTCATGCACCGGACTCTGGGCCAATGCCTATGCTTGCGTGTCTATCATCGGCCATGAACCGTCGCCCACCACACCCGGGAATGGCATCGCCACCCCCACGCCTACTCAAGCCTCCATCGTGAACAACTGTGACGAGTTCTACTTCGTCGCAGTTGGTGACACCTGTGAGATTATTGCGGCAAAACATGGTATCACCCAGGCTCAGTTCCTCAGCTGGAATCCGAGCGTGGGCTCAACCTGCACTGGACTCTGGGCCAATGCCTACGCCTGCGTCTCCATCATCGGCCACACCCCGACTAAGccgagcaccaccaccagcgtcgGCAACGGTATTGCCACCCCGACGCCTATTCAGCCGAATATGGTGAACAACTGTGACTCGTTCTACAAGGTCAAGTCTGGAGACACGTGcgccaccatcgccgcctccAAAGGCGTCACCGTGGCGCAACTGACCACTTGGAACCCCTACGTCAAGTCCGACTGCAGTCTCCTGTGGCTCGACTACTACGTTTGCATTTCCATTGTCGGACACACGCCCACGCCCGTCAACCCAGGCAATGGCATCCAGACACCCACCCCTTACCAGAGCGGTATGACCACCTCGTGCAAGACTTTCCACTTCGTCCAGTCTGGTCAGACCTGCCAGACCATCACTCAACGCTACGGCATTACCCAGGCCAACTTTGTCAAATGGAACCCGGCAGTCAAAAACGACTGCACTGGCATGTGGGCAAATGCCTATGTTTGCGTTGCTGTCCTCTGAATAAGGGGCGCAGTCAATAAATGTTAGGATTGTAGCTATGTATATCCACTGTTAAGAAAGCATCAGTGGCATGTAGATGATCGGATGGATGAACAGAACCTTGATCCCATATGATGCTGTGCTTTGGTTGCGCGTGATTCTGTGTTTCGCATGTACCGTGAATAGATCTCTTATGGAATGCCCTGTGAACCTGAAAATGAACATGTTCAAGTGATGTCAAGTTTGAAGTGGCACTTACAGCCGTGGTTCGCTCTCAAAAAGGGAGCGATGTCACGGCGGACGGCGACGCTTGATTAACCTGCCTAACTGAAGGTGGCTTGGCGGCGCAGACGCTTGGGCCACCGCGTCGTTTTACTGGCAAGGCATATCCGTATATAGTGGGTGGACGGCTTGCCCTTTCTCCAACACTGTTAGCACgaactccaccaccaaccaaccatccCTGGAACCACAATCCCAGATACCACGCTCTCGATTTGTGGTAGGACTCTACAGTCCACAGTTTACCTTTTTTCAACGGACTCTCCAAAATAAAGGGAGCCCTTTCTGTATCCACAAGCAACGCTCACAACCTACCATGTCCGAAATGGCCAGCCCAGTGTCGTTAACCACCCTCTCAACCGAACTCCGCCACAAAGTCCTAGCCTCTGTGATTTggacatcaacagcaacgctCTATAATCACCTCGACCTATTCTTCCAAGATCCTCGGGTCCGGCTCCGCGATGACTGGGACATATGGGtaccaaccacaccacctcaaccacccgCTCTGTCACTCCTCTTGACATGCCGGACCCTGCGCTATGACGTCCAGTATCTATTGAATTCATCCACTGCCCAATCCCACCCCTATGAGATTGACGTCGTCTTCATTGCCAAATGCGGACTTTTCCCAACCTGGGTGTGTTGTCCACTCCCTAGCCAGATCAACCTCGATACTCTCCAGGCGTCATTCCGCATAATGGACGTGGAGGATATCGACGACGAGGTACCAGCAGGAAGGCAGGGGGAGTTCTTAAGCCGTTACCGCGGTGTATCGTCTGACTTCGATGCAGACAACTacccaaatcctcctcccggcTCATGGAACTTCTATCGCCTGTTAGCGTCCTTCCTGGCCTTGGGGCCTCGGGGCCTGACCTCTCCTGCTTATCAAAGAGAAAATCGCGGCTGTCTTTCAAGAAGCAGATACTCACTCCAACATCTCATCATTAGCGTAACATCTAAGGAGGAAACTGAAATGGATGACGAAAGACGGGAGCGAGCAAGTGGACCAAGGCGGTTCTTACTTGACCACAATTCCGACCTGCCTTACGGAGGCTCGAGAGAAGATGAAGTTTTTCCAGGGCCGCCTGACAATTCTCCATACACATGGACAGGCCCCACCGAGTTGGAGACCGTTAGAGGGATGTATGGCCACGCGGGCCGTCTCACCCTCGGACACGCCGACCGCTATGGCTTGTACCTTGCCAACACCCTCTGGGCCCTGCTTGACTTCAAGTGGCTCTCACGAGGCTTCGGTCTTATGGTGTACGAAAGCATCCTTGACGACATTACCTTTTACGTCGACGGGAAGCCAAGACCTCACTTTGGCATGGACGACTTGCTTTCCCTGGAACCCCTAAAGCACCACAGCTTGACACCGGAGGCCGCAGCCGCCCTTCAAGTCTGGAAGGAGTGGGTAATGAAGTGGAGGAGTAAGCTACGGGAGCGTAGTATGTTGGATGAACCACGCCCGAGTTTTGCTTTTGTGAGATACTTGCCGGCATCGATGGCAGATCCTAATGAGTGCCCAGATTCAGACTCGGATTCTATGTCCGGCTCAGACGTATAGTTTACATCTCTCGTAGTAATGAAATGAACGGCCAAAAGGGCTGGTATTTAATTGTTTAAAGCCTATCACGATGTTTAAATACCTTCTACTATATTTCCGCTCGCTTTTCAGATGTCCTAAGGCCTATCCACTATCTTCAAGTCGtattaactatctttgaTGCTTGTTgactatctttaaaggcctacTGAGTATGTTTTAGGGCCCTTGCTTCGCTTGTTGTCACACGTCAACCACTCGCAGCCTGGAGCACAGCCAACAACACAGTTAACTGAAACCTCTGAGCCAGTCGTTGGGAAGTGAAATAAGCAACAGGCTAcaggcggcagcagcagagggaTGTGCTGGATTTGGCAGATACTTAAGGTCATCACAAGCACGGACCACAGTGAGAGAGATAAATACATGAGCAGAAGAGCAGAGCAGTGGGATGAAAAGATCCCTCATGAAGGATCTTGAGGCCACTGTAGATTATTAAAATGAATTGAAACTATGTTGTTTCAAGCCCTGAACaccagcccttgtcacaccGGTATCCTGCCGTACGCTCGTGTGCGCGGGGTCGCCATGTCGTCAGTATGATGAATGTGCCGGGCACCTGAACCTGTCTGCATCTTACTGTTGGCTTCCAAATGCCAAGTCGCCCGAGGCCAAGGTGGACAACGAGGGTAGCGAGCGTGACGACGCGGAGCCGGCCGATGCTGGCTGCCCCTGCAGACGCCCTACAGCCAAGACCGGATCGACTTCCAGCGCGTTGTTGGTGGACATTGCTATACCAATCTCAAAGCGGACCACCGCCCTACCTCTCCTCAGATTTTAGATGACAAGAGGAGAGCAGAATGGGATGTGTCCTGCCGTACCACCGCAAGGGGTGGAGGGCCGGGCACGCACACCCACACTGCCAGACGAGAGCACTGGCGAGCTCGAGCCGGGCGGATGCCGAGCCACGCCTTCAACCCCAAAGTCCATGCGGCGCCGCCTCTGGTCGTGGGGTTAGTCCGCAATCTGGCAGCTGCCGCCTCTCTCAGCATCGTGATCACCATGACGATAGCGATCAGGCGAGTGACCCAGTGCAACGTTATCCTCTCGTTCCGGACGACAAAGGAgagcaggatgaggatggttcTGTTATGCAGTTACAAACACAGGAGGATCGGGCAAATATACTGAGGTTGTCAGAGGATGAGAGCAACAACGACCGTGAGATGGCTCATACCGAGCTGGCTATGCAGCCGTCCGCCAGTAAGGAGCGGGTCAACCTTTAGCAAAACATCGGTcatcgtcgacgtcgacgacGTTGCGATAccgacggcgaggaggactGCTACCCTATTGTGGGGAGTGACGCCAAGCAGGGCAATGATGAGGATATCATCCGGCCGCCATGAGGGAAACGCCGCAAGGTAAACACTTTAGCCCCTATAACCCGCAGAAAAGCGCCCAAGCGGCAGATATGTCTGCGTCGCACCGACTTCCCATCGCTACAGgctcaaacaccaccaacccaagGCTTAATGCGCCGCCAAAGTCAGCGCAGCATTTCTAAGCCGCGATCTTCAGGGGGTCCGCTTCGGAAGAGAAGACAGTCGATGCCGCTTTCGCAAGCTTTGAGAAATGGCCACTGGAAGCGGTTCTCAAGCGGTCCTCAAGCACGTTTGGGTGGACGGGGTAGCGACTTTTCAGGTGGAGTTCTCGTGCAATCCTTGTACGAATCACGGACGAAATGACCGCGTACCAGAAGGCCCGCGGCGCAAGTCACTAGCAGAGAGGACTTCCTCGATAGGGCGCGCTCTGCCTTCAGGAGTTGTCTCCATAGCCGAAGAGATTCGAGGAGACGAGTATTTTCAGGTCGAGGCGATTCTGGACTcacgacgaagaggaaggcggatGGAGTACCTGGTCAAGTGGGAAGGGTATAGGCACGAGCATGATAGTTGGGAACCTGCTGCGCATTCCGAGAAATGTCCCGAGATGCTGCAGCAGTTCCGCCAGAGGGCGGGATTGTCCATGGCCCCTTCCATGTAAACTTCGGGTGGAATTTGAGTATCTCATACCTCAATTTGTTAGAATAGGGTAGATATTCATCTATCTGTACCTCATACCACATCTGAACTTGTTTCTCCCAGCTGGGTATAACTATCTTGCATTGCTGCAACTGCGTCATACCTGGAAGATGGATATTCCGTTGTTTGTCGTGGCCGATGACCGACGACGGCCAATTTTAGAGAAGTGGCAAGTGGTATCGATCAGAACCACGTTGGTGGCGTAAAGTAAATGGTATAAAGCAGATATGGCTCCCAGGCCCTCCACTTAAGCTGAGATGTTAAAATATATAACATTCTAACGATTACAGAAATCCATCACCCCGTAAAATCAAACCGAAAGAACGCCATTTGGCCAGAGGCATGTCCTAAGATAAGTGTTTGACCATGAACCGCCACACATGTTGCCCGATAGTCGGCGGGAAGCCAAAGAACGCTCTTCCCATTTTTTGTGACCCAATCGTCGCCGACGAAGAGAAAACTGCTGGCGAGTTTTTGGTCTCCAGAGCTGCTTGAAGCGTCGTAGTTTACGGTTATGCTTAGCAGCCCTCGGTCTGTCTCGAGACATTGACCATTCCTGGAGAACGCCACTACCGAGACCGAGTGGCTATGCCCCTCGAGCGTCTGCTGGTGCGCACCCCAGCGGTCTCTAATGCCAATGATCATTTCGATAAAGGACAGCCATTCCTTCCAATACCGATTTCTGATATCGTTTAAAGTCGGACTTGAACACGAGCGCGGAGCCATATATCTGTAACGGGGACCGCTCTATGATCGATCTGTGACTGAATACAAACTTCTCTGCGTCTTTCAACAGCTCAATCAGGCGAGGGTTAATGCCCGGTTGCGACTGATAGGATTTAGTAACCTGACAATAATACGGCACTATCAACATACTTGAGCGGCATGCAGAATCTTTCTTATCGAGAGCAGTCCACTAGAAAGTTGTCCTATGAGAGCCAAGCTCTCAAGCCAGCGGATCTGGATCAGGAGGCGTCATATTCTCCGGTTTGAagccgaggtcgaggtcgtACATGTTGCGTCTTAGCATTGAGGACATCGCATTAGTCGAGCGTCTGACAATCTCGTTCTGCCCTTGAGCGGGCCCAAGCCGACAAGGCTGCGGGAGCTGAATTGTGAGCGCCACAGCTGAGTTGGCAGCGGCTGAGACAAGCAGATGTAAACGAAAGCATAGAACTTTATTTATCTATCTATTTCTTTTCTCAACTTTTCTCGCTTTCACCACGGGCCTATCTCACCTCTGCCGACTCGAATACTATGTTGCATCCACTGCATCTGCTCGGCAACCTGAGGCGCCATGGGAAGAAATCAAGTCCGCGGTACACTCCCAGATATTTAGGATGGGTGGCCTTTATAATGTCAACCAAATGCGCTCAGGCCCGTAGTTTAACACCGTGGACCGTCTCTACATGGTTCTTGGAATGGTTCAAGTACTTGAACTCCAGTGCTTTCCCCCTCCACTGAGGGTAGTTGCACGACATCTGCTTCACGCCGCCTAGCTGTTGCCCGTGCTTCCTATCGAAATGGTCGTACATCACCGCCGGTCGACTGTACTTGAACCTCATTTCCCCGTGAGACAAGGTTTCATCTCCGATGCAGCGTGGGCATTGCTTCCTGTCCAGGAGGAGCGGAAAGGGGTCCGGCCCGAGAGACTCTTCCACCGCAATATTCGCCTGCGCCCTCCGCCGGATACGACTCCGCTTTACGGTCTCCCGTTTGTCGCACAGGACGACCATTAGTTCGGCCGCCTAGATACGGAGCTTAAGCAGCTCTTTAGAGCTTAAGTTATTTAACTAAGTATAAAGAATTTAGGTAAACTAGGTACGCTCAAGTATATATAGGTCGATAGCCGGCTTAACGTTAATTTGTTTTTTACGTATCGGTATTAATATCCTAAGTCGGGCGGTTATAAAAATAGTTTTCCCGGTAAGCTTACTAAATAATTTTTTTCGTTATACCTCTTTAACCACGATTAATTTATTTAATTCTCGAGTCCGGTCCTTCTTTTTAGAATCTTCAGTCAGGTATTAATCCCCCATAAACTTTACTTTTTCCGCTTTTGATATAATAACTTATGAATCGGATAGTATGAACTTTAAACCTAATTAAAGactatatttttatttacgtaggaattatatataatatttatatataaaaattTTTATAAGTAGTCTGTCTTCAGTTAATCTATTTAAAAATATGTTTTAAAGTAAAATTTAACTttcttattaatatatatactcTTAAAAGTAATTTATTTTAAGTtgtaatatattatttaatagCAGATACTATAAAAGgtactatttatatattattaaaataaaatcCGAATATTTTTCTCTTAGATGTCTTCCTGAATTTAATTGCTTGCTAGCTTTTATCTTGGATGCCGTAGCTCGTTCGCTCTTAGCTA
The sequence above is a segment of the Podospora pseudoanserina strain CBS 124.78 chromosome 5, whole genome shotgun sequence genome. Coding sequences within it:
- a CDS encoding hypothetical protein (EggNog:ENOG503NUVP; CAZy:GH18; COG:G; MEROPS:MER0000316); amino-acid sequence: MKAYLYALVALGAAGAAGAARATGGFVATDQSFISSSSFVDITEADEDLDKWLSTVQAQPLEALKPCPISCSKAGEGPWFLFPEADQLASCRETMLLNVVVQMAEVKDMPTVIRACTADYDTSPSMRVAFVPDSTKASLCTTANKVLEDASISIHRPGKDGEFSPTHLLSAGRQVKSYLASQKPSCSNNAMAFGYSQTSVIGVFAGAEVHQHGVTSDVLQQFLEHVQNESVSGTTVVQLCGAKDRGADYSIGIVASSAKNLDFVQEVVKTWADGKCVSQVGAGQDWMPVTLRVPVPLEELSRNDTISNSTASSRHSAPGDISARFARLSPRADCRVTTVQAGEGCWAVAQRCGISQTQLQNFNRANLCNSLVLGERICCSTGTLPSTLPPGNSDGTCKTRQVVLGDDCGSLANKCGITGDDFTKANPQSGLCSKLSEGQHVCCSQGNLPDLRPKKGADGYCAVYRTKKDDNCAKIAASNMLSVTQLENFNKNTWGWNGCKLLYPDFNMCVSDGAAPMPAIVPNAICGPTMNGTVRPPLGTNISTMNPCPLNVCCNIWGQCGMTDDFCVVSKSETGAPGTAAPGQHGCISNCGRDIIKGPAPAKHIKLGYFEGWNFGRKCLHMDATQIDTSTYTHVHFAFPNVTRGDFRIEITDPLVKKQFERFKKLQGVKKVVSLGGWDFSALPGTFMILREAAQPANRDLFKRNIISFINEHNLDGIDLDWEYPGAPDIPDIPADDPVNGLNYYRLLASIKAEVGDSKTVSFAAPASFWYLRAFPVKQMAQALDYIVFMTYDLHGQWDAGNKWTSPGCPTGNCLRSHVNETETRDALSMITKAGAPSNKVLVGVSSYGRSFKMAQAGCDGESCLFTGDNRNSHAAKGRCTDTAGYISNAEINQIIAQGRANKRYNKEGSNIMVYDNTEWVAWMDDEMKDKRTEFYHSYNFLGTTDWAVDLQEWYPDASLDEDDVEVVYLGTEVYRERTAYCTPPCRLILPPSSLPAPTVISIPPYTTSIEVGRSQGASFVVETTTITVYAPNITTNQMPMSNVNITVANPTNGGGAGGIPPFYANPSIDIPPIPVVVTPPGGGAPPTSRWITLPPWPSVTDGPLPDDPSGVDIPDNSDLPSDDQNPIIDRPPLGSGPPMVWDCPPGGVLEIDEFHAILTLDNCQGQVTLGGCAPTRTKAMDAPPESTLLIGCTLFTGTQAPDIKPFPTGSGNIIQPITTPVPDPPREDDPQDSDDDDDEPAGVYLSCKAWFFFICIDWPELKVFGWVFPPLPPGPYRSGPPNIDWPKLPGITVKGRLPKWPAITIPTRGPIPTPEKPSNCKTQTAELCKMTTSYAGVVEGGTTRTTSSTTKETCATIYGCEVEDDNSSTQTFDGCTVTPVAKREVVATPTPVQGAAGTLEERSRPFLQARAKKKSPCQIGDALIIPDNPENVQAIRTWLGDVNNNPKKQPWSYTEIKSDRAKFTAFFHVVQLDRASLDTLSGAKGTYGIDDIYYLSEMNAEAKAKTALADAKRPRPVTDIWQGKFPGSGGGGPAVVPRHFSRDQSPGNLTSSTEIPDIHRDLNETISGVLRKRNDYEEHETPEYWELSQLSAPPFYTGFQSWRRSGTPARTQDPRKPDRWFNTYWYPKGTGPTQYIYNMESDVDTSHAEFQGLGGRLIRWPYSSPYGGDAKTPKPVSGFDWKHGTAVSSKILGNLLGAGREVTMVLPVNPGSGFTYTSNSGAKTRPFEEAAVLETFIRVMDDILDSANNKEGRAIINYSGGMFTDGASEARIRMLYKIIKKLGQYNVLVVASIHNSYKERGDNIDAYPAGWGDVSRADYLSNVLSVGAVQQSQRVATFAPYQQWVTYAPGEKTYIAVPGKGIATDDGSSMAAPLVAAMAANLRSLPSKWKEDLKDPKRLKALIKILSRPLPMGKPDKNPAKPKIPVGKIDTLVSTAWNGQVFNLGHCLLDTTEAKGQGGNAQLDKICPKIEDIKKPDADKLFSPPGGGGDSGGGSGGGGPSGDPIEHKPGPAGPLCNKPIGLGKRDGQCGKICTGYYCTPTPVGPPPDYHDPEDPAHKVTRPPMPTLTGAPDLGNCPKTTTRRCVGSGGRETCEDVTICAPTTAVPTPTAQPTPTAAPQPATCRIHIAQHHWFSWTSNANAMFMEVTSYINEVRQNYESANTDFGISMTWYKASSRFPTDLQVDIRKEKGAVNFKRDRPAPGENLERKRLFMSFDLYFTAGNQHWSSGNRDESRMPFCRVGAWDENSWDGINHLQPSRRMDCYWRC